A region from the Canis lupus dingo isolate Sandy chromosome 9, ASM325472v2, whole genome shotgun sequence genome encodes:
- the TMEM94 gene encoding transmembrane protein 94 isoform X13 yields MDVKEKRTGEPPLALGLSTQKALSILKEQLEAVLEGHLKERKKCLTWKELWRSSFLHHSNRCSCFHWPGASLMLLAVLLLLGCHGSQPAGSHGVELVNASALFLLLLLNLLLIGRQDRLKRKEVERRLRGIIDQIQDALRDGKEIKWPDAMYPDLHMPFAPSWSLHWAYRDGHLVNLPVSLLVEGDIIALRPGQESFASLRGIKDDEHIVLEPGDLFPPFSPPPSPRGEVKKGPQNPQQHRLFRVLETPVIDNIRWCLDMALSRPVTALDNERFTVQSVMLHYAVPVVLAGFLITNALRFMLNAPGVTSWQYTLLQLQVNGVLPILPLLFPVLWVLATACGEARVLAQMSKASPSSLLAKFSEDTLSSYTEAVSSQEMLRCIWGHFLRVIQGTSPTLSHSSSLLHSLGSVTVLCCVDKQGILSWPNPSPETVLFFSGKVEPPHSSHEDLTDDLSTRSFCHPEPHERDALLAGSLNTTLHLSNEQERGDWPGDGPKPPEFYSHHKAHGRNKHPSGSNVSFSRDTEGGEEEPGKPGLEGEPYEAEDFVCDYHLEMLSLSQDQQNPSCIQFDDSNWQLHLTSLKPLGLNVLLNLCNASVTERLCRFSDHLCNIALQESHSAVLPVHVPWGLCELARLIGFTPGAKELFKQENHLALYRLPSAEMVKETSLGRLSCVTKRRPPLSHMISLFIKDTTTSTEQMLSHGTADVVLEACTDFWDGADIYPLSGSDRKKVLDFYQRACLSGYCSAFAYKPMSCALSSQLNGKCIELVQAPGQSSIFTMCELPSTIPLKLSTRRNSWSSDEGIGEVLEKEDCMQALSGQIFMGMVSSQYQARLDIVRLIDGLVNACIRFVYFSLEDELKSKVFAEKMGLETGWNCHISLTPNGDMPGSEIPPSSPSHAGSLHDDLNQGNGTVSRDDAEGLLLMEEEGHSDLISFQPTDSDLPSFLEDCNRAKLPRGIHQVRPHLQNIDNVPLLVPLFTDCTPETMCEMIKIMQEYGEVTCCLGSSANLRNSCLFLQSDISIALDPLYPSRCSWETFGYATSTSMAQASDGLSPLQLSGQLNSLPCSLTFRQEETISIIRLIEQARHATYGIRKCFLFLLQCQLTLVVIQFLSCLVQLPPLLSTTDILWLSCFCYPLLSISLLGKPPHSSIMSMATGKNLQSIPKKTQHYFLLCFLLKFSLTISSCLICFGFTLQSFCDSSRARNLTNCSSIMLPSHADTAPAWFDDFANGLLTAQKLTAALIVLHTVFISITHVHRTKPLWRKSPLTNLWWAMTVPVVLLGQVVQTAVDLQLWTHRDSQVHFGLEDVPLLTWLLGCLSLVLVVVTNEIVKLHEIRVRVRYQKRQKLQFETKLGMNSPF; encoded by the exons GGCGAGCCACCCTTGGCCTTGGGCCTGTCTACCCAGAAGGCCCTCAGCATCCTGAAGGAGCAGCTGGAGGCGGTGCTGGAGGGACACCTGAAGGAGCGGAAGAAATGTCTCACATGGAAG GAGCTGTGGAGAAGCAGCTTCCTGCACCACAGTAACCGCTGCTCCTGCTTCCACTGGCCTGGAGCCTCACTCATGCTGCtggctgtgctgctgctgcttggcTGTCATGGGAGCCAGCCAGCAGGCAG CCATGGGGTGGAGCTGGTGAATGCCTCAGCACTGTTCCTCTTGCTGCTTCTCAACCTCCTCCTCATTGGGCGGCAAGATCGGCTGAAGCGTAAGGAGGTAGAGCGGAGGCTCCGAGGGATCATTGACCAAATCCAAG ATGCACTCAGGGATGGCAAGGAGATCAAGTGGCCCGACGCCATGTACCCAGACCTCCACATGCCCTTTGCGCCATCCTGGTCTCTGCACTGGGCCTACAGAGATGGACATCTGGTCAACCTGCCAGTTAGCCTGTTAGTAGAAGGAGACATCATAGCCCTGAGGCCTGGCCAGGAATCATTTGCCTCTCTGAGGGGGATCAAG GATGATGAACACATCGTCTTAGAGCCAGGAGAcctgtttcctcctttttctccacccccttccccccgGGGAGAAGTAAAGAAAGGGCCACAGAACCCCCAGCAGCACCGGTTGTTCCGCGTCCTCGAGACCCCAGTGATTGACAATATCAG ATGGTGCCTGGACATGGCCCTGTCCCGCCCAGTCACTGCCCTGGACAACGAGAGGTTCACGGTGCAGTCGGTGATGTTGCACTACGCCGTGCCTGTGGTCCTG GCTGGCTTCCTTATCACCAATGCCCTGCGCTTCATGCTGAATGCCCCTGGCGTCACATCCTGGCAGTACACCCTCCTCCAGCTACAG GTGAATGGCGTCCTGCCCATCCTTCCCCTGCTCTTTCCAGTCCTCTGGGTTCTGGCAACCGCCTGTGGAGAAGCTCGAGTCCTGGCCCAGATGAGCAAGGCCTCTCCCAGCTCCCTG CTGGCCAAGTTCTCAGAGGATACTCTCAGCAGCTATACAGAAGCCGTCTCCTCTCAG GAAATGCTACGATGCATTTGGGGCCACTTCCTGCGGGTGATCCAAGGGACATCACCGACTCTGAGCCATAGCTCCAGCCTGCTGCACAGCTTGGGCTCCGTCACG GTCCTGTGCTGTGTGGACAAACAGGGGATCCTGTCATGGCCCAACCCCAGCCCAGAGACTGTGCTGTTCTTTAGTGGGAAAGTGGAGCCCCCACACAGCAGCCATGAGGACCTAACAGATGACCTGTCCACCCGCTCCTTCTGCCATCCCGAG CCCCACGAGCGAGATGCCCTCCTGGCCGGTTCCCTGAACACTACCCTGCACCTTTCCAATGAGCAGGAACGTGGCGACTGGCCTGGTGACGGTCCCAAGCCCCCTGAATTCTACTCTCACCACAAAGCACATGGCCGCAACAAACACCCATCTGGCTCCAATGTGAGCTTCAGCAGGGACACGGAGGGCGGTGAAGAAGAGCCTGGCAAG CCTGGGCTGGAGGGCGAGCCCTATGAAGCAGAAGACTTTGTGTGTGACTACCACTTGGAGATGCTGAGCCTGTCACAGGACCAGCAGAACCCCTCCTGCATCCAGTTCGATGACTCCAACTGGCAGCTCCACCTCACCTCCCTGAAGCCCCTGGGTCTCAACGTGCTGCTGAACCTGTGTAACGCCAGCGTCACTGAGCGTCTGTGCCGGTTCTCGGACCATCTGTGCAACATCGCCCTACAGGAGAGCCACAGCGCCGTCCTGCCTGTGCATGTGCCCTGGGGCCTCTGCGAGCTCGCCCGACTCATAG GCTTCACCCCCGGGGCCAAGGAGCTCTTCAAGCAGGAGAACCACCTTGCACTCTACCGCCTCCCCAGTGCTGAGATGGTGAAGGAGACCTCACTGGGGAGGCTCTCCTGTGTCACCAAGCGGCGTCCCCCCCTCAGCCATATGATTAGTCTCTTCATCAAGGACACCACCACGA gcacagAACAGATGCTGTCTCATGGCACAGCCGACGTGGTCTTAGAGGCCTGTACAGACTTCTGGGATGGGGCGGACATCTATCCGCTTTCCGGTTCTGACAG AAAGAAAGTGCTGGATTTTTACCAGCGAGCCTGCCTGTCTGGTTACTGCTCTGCCTTCGCCTATAAGCCCATGAGCTGTGCCCTGTCCTCTCAGCTCAATGGCAAGTGCATCGAGCTGGTGCAGGCGCCTGGCCAGAGCAGCATCTTCACCATGTGTGAGCTGCCCAGCACCATCCCCCTCAAGCTGAGCACGCGCCGCAACAGCTGGAGCTCTGACG AAGGGATCGGGGAGGTGCTGGAGAAGGAAGACTGCATGCAGGCCCTGAGTGGCCAGATCTTCATGGGCATGGTGTCCTCTCAGTACCAGGCCCGGCTGGACATTGTGCGCCTCATCGACGGGCTGGTCAATGCCTGCATCCGCTTTGTCTACTTCTCTTTGGAGGACGAGCTCAAAAGCAAG GTGTTTGCAGAAAAGATGGGCCTGGAGACAGGCTGGAACTGTCACATCTCCCTCACGCCCAATGGTGACATGCCTGGCTCTGAGATCCCCCCTTCCAGCCCTAGCCATgccggctccctgcatgatgaCCTGAATCAGGGTAATGGCACAG TGTCCCGAGATGATGCGGAAGGACTCCTCTTAATGGAGGAGGAGGGTCACTCAGACCTCATTAGCTTCCAGCCTACGGACAGCGACCTCCCCAGCTTCCTGGAGGACTGCAACCGG GCCAAGCTGCCACGCGGCATCCACCAGGTGCGCCCCCACCTGCAGAACATTGACAACGTGCCCCTGCTAGTACCCCTGTTCACCGACTGTACCCCTGAGA CCATGTGTGAGATGATCAAGATCATGCAGGAATATGGGGAGGTGACCTGCTGCCTGGGCAGCTCTGCCAACCTGAGGAACAGTTGCCTTTTCCTCCAGAGTGACATCAG CATTGCCCTGGATCCTCTGTACCCATCCCGCTGCTCCTGGGAGACCTTTGGCTACGCCACCAGCACCAGCATGGCCCAGGCCTCGGATGGCCTTTCTCCCCTCCAGCTCTCAGGGCAGCTCAACAGCCTGCCCTGCTCCCTGACCTTTCGCCAGGAGGAGACCATAAGCATCATCCGGCTCATTGAGCAG GCTCGGCACGCCACCTACGGCATTCGCAAGtgcttcctcttcctgctgcAGTGCCAGCTGACTCTCGTGGTCATCCAG TTCCTCTCTTGCCTGGTTCAGCTGCCACCGCTGCTGAGCACCACCGACATCCTGTGGCTGTCCTGCTTTTGCTACCCTCTGCTCAG CATCTCTCTGTTGGGGAAGCCGCCCCACAGTTCCATCATGTCTATGGCCACAGGAAAGAACCTTCAGTCCATTCCTAAGAAG ACCCAGCACtacttcctcctctgcttcttgCTCAAATTCAGCCTCACCATCAGCTCGTGCCTCATCTGCTTTGGCTTCACGCTGCAGAGCTTCTGTGACAGCTCCCGAGCCCGCAACCTCACCAACTGCTCCTCCATCATGCTGCCCAG CCATGCTGACACAGCTCCGGCCTGGTTTGATGATTTTGCCAATGGGCTGCTGACGGCTCAGAAGCTCACGGCCGCCCTGATCGTCCTGCACACAG TCTTCATTTCTATCACCCATGTGCATCGCACCAAGCCCCTGTGGAGAAAGAGCCCCTTGACAAACCTCTGGTGGGCCATGACGGTGCCTGTGGT cctcctgggGCAGGTGGTCCAGACAGCAGTGGACTTGCAGCTGTGGACGCACAGGGACAGCCAAGTCCACTTTGGCCTGGAGGACGTGCCTCTGCTGACGTGGCTCCTGGGCTGCCTCTCCTTGGTCCTTGTGGTGGTCACCAATGAGATCGTGAAGCTGCATGAGATTCG GGTCCGGGTTCGCTACCAGAAGCGGCAGAAACTGCAGTTTGAAACCAAGCTGGGCATGAACTCCCCCTTCTGA
- the TMEM94 gene encoding transmembrane protein 94 isoform X9 has translation MLFKQTELWMPLQGKCTKGEPPLALGLSTQKALSILKEQLEAVLEGHLKERKKCLTWKELWRSSFLHHSNRCSCFHWPGASLMLLAVLLLLGCHGSQPAGSHGVELVNASALFLLLLLNLLLIGRQDRLKRKEVERRLRGIIDQIQDALRDGKEIKWPDAMYPDLHMPFAPSWSLHWAYRDGHLVNLPVSLLVEGDIIALRPGQESFASLRGIKDDEHIVLEPGDLFPPFSPPPSPRGEVKKGPQNPQQHRLFRVLETPVIDNIRWCLDMALSRPVTALDNERFTVQSVMLHYAVPVVLAGFLITNALRFMLNAPGVTSWQYTLLQLQVNGVLPILPLLFPVLWVLATACGEARVLAQMSKASPSSLLAKFSEDTLSSYTEAVSSQEMLRCIWGHFLRVIQGTSPTLSHSSSLLHSLGSVTVLCCVDKQGILSWPNPSPETVLFFSGKVEPPHSSHEDLTDDLSTRSFCHPEVEEEPHERDALLAGSLNTTLHLSNEQERGDWPGDGPKPPEFYSHHKAHGRNKHPSGSNVSFSRDTEGGEEEPGKPGLEGEPYEAEDFVCDYHLEMLSLSQDQQNPSCIQFDDSNWQLHLTSLKPLGLNVLLNLCNASVTERLCRFSDHLCNIALQESHSAVLPVHVPWGLCELARLIGFTPGAKELFKQENHLALYRLPSAEMVKETSLGRLSCVTKRRPPLSHMISLFIKDTTTSTEQMLSHGTADVVLEACTDFWDGADIYPLSGSDRKKVLDFYQRACLSGYCSAFAYKPMSCALSSQLNGKCIELVQAPGQSSIFTMCELPSTIPLKLSTRRNSWSSDEGIGEVLEKEDCMQALSGQIFMGMVSSQYQARLDIVRLIDGLVNACIRFVYFSLEDELKSKVFAEKMGLETGWNCHISLTPNGDMPGSEIPPSSPSHAGSLHDDLNQGNGTVSRDDAEGLLLMEEEGHSDLISFQPTDSDLPSFLEDCNRAKLPRGIHQVRPHLQNIDNVPLLVPLFTDCTPETMCEMIKIMQEYGEVTCCLGSSANLRNSCLFLQSDISIALDPLYPSRCSWETFGYATSTSMAQASDGLSPLQLSGQLNSLPCSLTFRQEETISIIRLIEQARHATYGIRKCFLFLLQCQLTLVVIQFLSCLVQLPPLLSTTDILWLSCFCYPLLSISLLGKPPHSSIMSMATGKNLQSIPKKTQHYFLLCFLLKFSLTISSCLICFGFTLQSFCDSSRARNLTNCSSIMLPSHADTAPAWFDDFANGLLTAQKLTAALIVLHTVFISITHVHRTKPLWRKSPLTNLWWAMTVPVVLLGQVVQTAVDLQLWTHRDSQVHFGLEDVPLLTWLLGCLSLVLVVVTNEIVKLHEIRVRVRYQKRQKLQFETKLGMNSPF, from the exons GGCGAGCCACCCTTGGCCTTGGGCCTGTCTACCCAGAAGGCCCTCAGCATCCTGAAGGAGCAGCTGGAGGCGGTGCTGGAGGGACACCTGAAGGAGCGGAAGAAATGTCTCACATGGAAG GAGCTGTGGAGAAGCAGCTTCCTGCACCACAGTAACCGCTGCTCCTGCTTCCACTGGCCTGGAGCCTCACTCATGCTGCtggctgtgctgctgctgcttggcTGTCATGGGAGCCAGCCAGCAGGCAG CCATGGGGTGGAGCTGGTGAATGCCTCAGCACTGTTCCTCTTGCTGCTTCTCAACCTCCTCCTCATTGGGCGGCAAGATCGGCTGAAGCGTAAGGAGGTAGAGCGGAGGCTCCGAGGGATCATTGACCAAATCCAAG ATGCACTCAGGGATGGCAAGGAGATCAAGTGGCCCGACGCCATGTACCCAGACCTCCACATGCCCTTTGCGCCATCCTGGTCTCTGCACTGGGCCTACAGAGATGGACATCTGGTCAACCTGCCAGTTAGCCTGTTAGTAGAAGGAGACATCATAGCCCTGAGGCCTGGCCAGGAATCATTTGCCTCTCTGAGGGGGATCAAG GATGATGAACACATCGTCTTAGAGCCAGGAGAcctgtttcctcctttttctccacccccttccccccgGGGAGAAGTAAAGAAAGGGCCACAGAACCCCCAGCAGCACCGGTTGTTCCGCGTCCTCGAGACCCCAGTGATTGACAATATCAG ATGGTGCCTGGACATGGCCCTGTCCCGCCCAGTCACTGCCCTGGACAACGAGAGGTTCACGGTGCAGTCGGTGATGTTGCACTACGCCGTGCCTGTGGTCCTG GCTGGCTTCCTTATCACCAATGCCCTGCGCTTCATGCTGAATGCCCCTGGCGTCACATCCTGGCAGTACACCCTCCTCCAGCTACAG GTGAATGGCGTCCTGCCCATCCTTCCCCTGCTCTTTCCAGTCCTCTGGGTTCTGGCAACCGCCTGTGGAGAAGCTCGAGTCCTGGCCCAGATGAGCAAGGCCTCTCCCAGCTCCCTG CTGGCCAAGTTCTCAGAGGATACTCTCAGCAGCTATACAGAAGCCGTCTCCTCTCAG GAAATGCTACGATGCATTTGGGGCCACTTCCTGCGGGTGATCCAAGGGACATCACCGACTCTGAGCCATAGCTCCAGCCTGCTGCACAGCTTGGGCTCCGTCACG GTCCTGTGCTGTGTGGACAAACAGGGGATCCTGTCATGGCCCAACCCCAGCCCAGAGACTGTGCTGTTCTTTAGTGGGAAAGTGGAGCCCCCACACAGCAGCCATGAGGACCTAACAGATGACCTGTCCACCCGCTCCTTCTGCCATCCCGAGGTAGAGGAGGAG CCCCACGAGCGAGATGCCCTCCTGGCCGGTTCCCTGAACACTACCCTGCACCTTTCCAATGAGCAGGAACGTGGCGACTGGCCTGGTGACGGTCCCAAGCCCCCTGAATTCTACTCTCACCACAAAGCACATGGCCGCAACAAACACCCATCTGGCTCCAATGTGAGCTTCAGCAGGGACACGGAGGGCGGTGAAGAAGAGCCTGGCAAG CCTGGGCTGGAGGGCGAGCCCTATGAAGCAGAAGACTTTGTGTGTGACTACCACTTGGAGATGCTGAGCCTGTCACAGGACCAGCAGAACCCCTCCTGCATCCAGTTCGATGACTCCAACTGGCAGCTCCACCTCACCTCCCTGAAGCCCCTGGGTCTCAACGTGCTGCTGAACCTGTGTAACGCCAGCGTCACTGAGCGTCTGTGCCGGTTCTCGGACCATCTGTGCAACATCGCCCTACAGGAGAGCCACAGCGCCGTCCTGCCTGTGCATGTGCCCTGGGGCCTCTGCGAGCTCGCCCGACTCATAG GCTTCACCCCCGGGGCCAAGGAGCTCTTCAAGCAGGAGAACCACCTTGCACTCTACCGCCTCCCCAGTGCTGAGATGGTGAAGGAGACCTCACTGGGGAGGCTCTCCTGTGTCACCAAGCGGCGTCCCCCCCTCAGCCATATGATTAGTCTCTTCATCAAGGACACCACCACGA gcacagAACAGATGCTGTCTCATGGCACAGCCGACGTGGTCTTAGAGGCCTGTACAGACTTCTGGGATGGGGCGGACATCTATCCGCTTTCCGGTTCTGACAG AAAGAAAGTGCTGGATTTTTACCAGCGAGCCTGCCTGTCTGGTTACTGCTCTGCCTTCGCCTATAAGCCCATGAGCTGTGCCCTGTCCTCTCAGCTCAATGGCAAGTGCATCGAGCTGGTGCAGGCGCCTGGCCAGAGCAGCATCTTCACCATGTGTGAGCTGCCCAGCACCATCCCCCTCAAGCTGAGCACGCGCCGCAACAGCTGGAGCTCTGACG AAGGGATCGGGGAGGTGCTGGAGAAGGAAGACTGCATGCAGGCCCTGAGTGGCCAGATCTTCATGGGCATGGTGTCCTCTCAGTACCAGGCCCGGCTGGACATTGTGCGCCTCATCGACGGGCTGGTCAATGCCTGCATCCGCTTTGTCTACTTCTCTTTGGAGGACGAGCTCAAAAGCAAG GTGTTTGCAGAAAAGATGGGCCTGGAGACAGGCTGGAACTGTCACATCTCCCTCACGCCCAATGGTGACATGCCTGGCTCTGAGATCCCCCCTTCCAGCCCTAGCCATgccggctccctgcatgatgaCCTGAATCAGGGTAATGGCACAG TGTCCCGAGATGATGCGGAAGGACTCCTCTTAATGGAGGAGGAGGGTCACTCAGACCTCATTAGCTTCCAGCCTACGGACAGCGACCTCCCCAGCTTCCTGGAGGACTGCAACCGG GCCAAGCTGCCACGCGGCATCCACCAGGTGCGCCCCCACCTGCAGAACATTGACAACGTGCCCCTGCTAGTACCCCTGTTCACCGACTGTACCCCTGAGA CCATGTGTGAGATGATCAAGATCATGCAGGAATATGGGGAGGTGACCTGCTGCCTGGGCAGCTCTGCCAACCTGAGGAACAGTTGCCTTTTCCTCCAGAGTGACATCAG CATTGCCCTGGATCCTCTGTACCCATCCCGCTGCTCCTGGGAGACCTTTGGCTACGCCACCAGCACCAGCATGGCCCAGGCCTCGGATGGCCTTTCTCCCCTCCAGCTCTCAGGGCAGCTCAACAGCCTGCCCTGCTCCCTGACCTTTCGCCAGGAGGAGACCATAAGCATCATCCGGCTCATTGAGCAG GCTCGGCACGCCACCTACGGCATTCGCAAGtgcttcctcttcctgctgcAGTGCCAGCTGACTCTCGTGGTCATCCAG TTCCTCTCTTGCCTGGTTCAGCTGCCACCGCTGCTGAGCACCACCGACATCCTGTGGCTGTCCTGCTTTTGCTACCCTCTGCTCAG CATCTCTCTGTTGGGGAAGCCGCCCCACAGTTCCATCATGTCTATGGCCACAGGAAAGAACCTTCAGTCCATTCCTAAGAAG ACCCAGCACtacttcctcctctgcttcttgCTCAAATTCAGCCTCACCATCAGCTCGTGCCTCATCTGCTTTGGCTTCACGCTGCAGAGCTTCTGTGACAGCTCCCGAGCCCGCAACCTCACCAACTGCTCCTCCATCATGCTGCCCAG CCATGCTGACACAGCTCCGGCCTGGTTTGATGATTTTGCCAATGGGCTGCTGACGGCTCAGAAGCTCACGGCCGCCCTGATCGTCCTGCACACAG TCTTCATTTCTATCACCCATGTGCATCGCACCAAGCCCCTGTGGAGAAAGAGCCCCTTGACAAACCTCTGGTGGGCCATGACGGTGCCTGTGGT cctcctgggGCAGGTGGTCCAGACAGCAGTGGACTTGCAGCTGTGGACGCACAGGGACAGCCAAGTCCACTTTGGCCTGGAGGACGTGCCTCTGCTGACGTGGCTCCTGGGCTGCCTCTCCTTGGTCCTTGTGGTGGTCACCAATGAGATCGTGAAGCTGCATGAGATTCG GGTCCGGGTTCGCTACCAGAAGCGGCAGAAACTGCAGTTTGAAACCAAGCTGGGCATGAACTCCCCCTTCTGA